A region of the Tachyglossus aculeatus isolate mTacAcu1 chromosome 9, mTacAcu1.pri, whole genome shotgun sequence genome:
aggcagcaCGTTACAGGGATAGAAAAGAAGCCATCTCAGTCGGACACGCGCGGCGCAGAGGTGAAATCGAATTGCGGTTAGGTAGTTTGAGACGGTAAAGATGGTTGCCGTCGGGTTCTCCCACCGTGCGCTCCATTTTCCGTCCCCCCTCCGCTCTGGGTGACCCCTGACCTTTGCCCCcatgggtggggggggcggtcagGACTCGGTTCCACTCGCTCCCAAGCTGGGATTTCCTCCGGCCCGGCCACCACGCGCCCGGAGTTTTCCCGCCCTCCGCGGGCAGCGAGGTGTGAGGCCCGTCCGGCTACGCTACGGAAGAGGAGCCGGCCGTGGGGGGACTCTGGGGTTGCCCGCTGATTCTTGCTTTCGCCTTCGTCTTCCCTGAGTTCAGCTGAAATCTGGCGGGGTCCAGCCGGGCCACCCGGGAGAGCTGGCGGGGTTAGAAAAATAGatatttgggggggtgggggtgatggggggcggCTACTGAAATCAGATCGTGGAGGGCCCAGAGAGCCGGGATCTCTCGGGGGTGGTCCCCCCCCCATTTCCGGCTTGGGGCCGGGGGAGGTCGGTGGAAGGAAACTGGAAATTCCTGATGGAAAAGGGGGAGTGGGCGTCCCAACTCCCGAGCCCCCGTCAGTGACCTCTTGGCAGCAATGGAGCGCGTTttgacaccccccccccttcGTGTCCTCCGTCCCCCATCCCGGCGGGGTTCTGAGATTTATTGCAGTGAACCCCCGGAGCACCAGACGGGCCGAGAAAGTCGGGGGACGGGGTCCCGGCCTCGGCTCGGAGGACTTTCCGGCCGGGCCCTCTGGGGTCGGAGCGAGTCGGGATCGGGGCCTTGTTGGAGCCAAGCGGGTTCCTTAAAGACGCTCGGCTTCCCGGCACCGTTTCGGGCGCGCCcgttgggcttggaagtcgggcCCGGTGGTCTGCCCGGCTCTCGGGGGTCTCCTCCCGCGGTTTGGTGAATTAGGGCgagtgtgggatggggagggctgcGGGGGGGTGGGATATTTTACCATCAAACAAACGTGACTATGGCCAGTGGCTACCCAGgtcgggggcggaggggaaggtgggaggaagtTTACAAGGgatagatatatattatatatttatatacgttTCGCTTTCTAATCCACTTCTTCCGTACAAACTACTAAAACTCAATTGCACCGAACAGAGGCTGTACaggtaagaaagaaagaaaccagCGGACTCGCTCTTTATTGACACATCCCCCGTTCCACCCCCGCGCGCCGCAAATCAaacggaggagggacggggcgaggggagagagacagagagaagtggtgGCGGTTGGGAAGGGCGGAAAACTCAAAGGGGGAGTCGGAGGTTCCAGATGGAGTAAAACTCTCTATACCTAGCAATACTAAGAGAACATCAAACTTTACCCAAAATGGCCGATGAGCGGATATAGTTTGCATCGTCTATACAACAGGCTATAAAACGTCACTGATCACGGTCCAGAAAGCACACagagatgtgtttttttttttcgttttaTATAAACATATGTAATAACGTAGTAAGCGTGCATGAAAATTTCCCAACGATCGCATCTATGCCCTCTCGCTGCGTTTCTGCCGGGGTACGGTTTGGAAACGGAGTGTCCTCCGGCCAACCCCCCGTCTCCCCTCCCGACCAGGAAAGGGGTAGGGCGGTGGGGTCGGGGGACGGGGGAGCGGTCCCCGCGTCAGTCTCCGGAAGAGGCGTCGAGGGCCGGGTGGGCGTGCGggtcccccaccccgccgccgtgCCTCGGCCCCCCACGCGTAGGTAGCTCCTTGTCGATTGTGTGTCACGCTCCTCTTGTGCCTCTGCCGCGTGCGGCGACGCTCCTCGGCTCCGCGGGGGCAGGGGGATTTCGGGGGGGCGTCCCTCCCAAAGGTTCCGGGGCCGGACCGTCCCCGCGCCGCGGCCCTCCCGACTCGGGTCCGTGTGTGCTTCGTACAAattgtggggggcggtggggcggcGAGGCGGTGGTCCTGGGGTGGGGGACGACacggggcgggggacggggggacggggcggggtggCCTTCGGGTCTCGGGGGTCCGGGCGAGGGTCCGCGGGGCGAGCCCGCCGCTGGGATCAGACGTAGTACTCCTTGTCCTTGTTCTTCTTGCTCTTGGCGGCGGCCttggccccgccgcccccgccggcgGCCCCCGCGGCCTGCTTGTCTTTGACCACGGCGCCGTTACTCTGGGCCGAGTTGCTGATGTAGTTGCGGCTCTCGTCGACGTGGTAGGAGCCCTCGTCGCGGTTGCGGTACTTGTACATGGCGTAGAGCAGGATGAGGATGCACAGGGCCGCCGCCGCCACGATGCCCACCACCATGCCCGTCGTGCTGCTCGACTCGCGGATCACCTCGGCCGAGCCCGGGAACTGCtgctcccgcccgcccgcccgcgtcGGGTTGGCTGTGGGCAcgcgggggagaagagaggggagggagggggacagaagtTAGCGTCCTGTTTCGGGatccttgtacttcccgagcgcttagtacagtgctctgcacacagtaagcgctcaataaatacgattgatgatgatgatgatccgccctCCCACGGGGGGTGGCCATGGTTGGGCGCCATCTTGTTTCagggagagaagcggcgtggcctagtatggtattggttcagcgcttactataataataataatggcatttattaagcgcttactacctgccaagcactgctctaagcgccggggaggttacaaggcgatcaggttgtcccacggtgggctcacagtcttcacccccattttacagatgagggaactgaggcacagggaagtgcccAACGTCACGCGGatgccggcatttgaacccgtgaccactggctccaaagcccgggctcttcccactgagtcacgctgcttccatgtgccatggcctagtggatagagcccggaaggacctggattctaatcctggctctgccacttgtctgctgtgtggcgacggcaagtcacgtcacttctctgggcctcggtttcctcatctgtaaaatggggattgagatggtgggccccatatgggacagggactatgtccaacccgatttgcttaccgtgcctggtacggtgcctggcacacagtaagaggttaagaaataccacaattattattattattattattataaatttactGGTTGAACAAGAATGCAATCTTCAAATGGTCTTTTATGCGGTCGGATCTGTGACCCTGGGAcacctgatatttgccccaaccccacaggatttatgaacatatctttaaattagatatAATAGATTACTGATTGATTCgtgttaatgtctctctcctgctcgagactgtaggctcattacaattctgtattgtcctctcccaggcgcttagtacagtgctctgcacctagtgagccctcaataaatacgaatgattgattgaagagggccGCGCCAACGTTTCCTgagccacgaagcagcgtggctcagtggaaagagcccgggcttgggagtcagaggtcatgggttctaatcctgcctcccccacatgtctgctgtgtgagcttggtcaagtcacttcacttctctgagcctaagttccctcaactgtcaaagggggattaagactgtgagccccacgtgggacaacgtgatcaccttgtaacccccccagcgcttagaacagtgctttgcacatagtaagtacttaacaacatcattattattcagcgcttagaacagtgctttgcacatagtaagcgcttaataaataccatcaaaaaaaaaaaaacaggagtgAGGGAGAAGCTGGGCTGGGTCGGATCTGAAGTCAACAGGAACTGTGCGGCTGTTTCCTTTCTCAgatctacgtgccaggcactgtactaagcgctggggtagattatatatatatatatatatatatatatatatatatatatatatatagttatagttatatatatagttttttatatatatatatatatatatagttttatatagttatatgttgccaacttgcacttcccaagcgcttagtacagtgctctgcacacagtaagcgctcaataaacacgattgattgcttgattgatacgagaagcagcgtggctctccggaaaaagcccggccttggaagtcagaggtcacgggttctaattccggctccgcccattgtcagctgtgtgactttgggcaagtctctgtgcctcagttacctcacctgtaaaatggggattaagactgtgggaccacctgagcgCTTTGTAttcatcccaacgcttagaacagtgcttggcacatagtaagcgcttaacaaacaccattattattcattatacgagctaatcgggttggacgccgtccgtgccccacgtgaggctcacagtctcaacccgattttacccatgaggtaactgtggcccagagaggtgacgagacccagcattcattcattcaatggtatttattgagcgcttactgtgtgcagagcactgtactaagcgcttgcactgtactaaggcaggtggcggagccccagattagaacccgggttctttccgctaggccgtgctgcttcttcggAAGGCCGGGCTTAGAAGCGGGGGCTTGAAGCCTCCTTAGATAACTTCTCCCACCTGCTAGGACGCTTTTAATTTTAGACCCAttttcacaatgagctcactcgGGCCATCTGCCTTTGaaacgggaggagggagagggcgagaaggaggaggaggagaaggatggggagaggcggCCTGTCCTCGCCGTTTAACTGACAGGATCTGCTCGGAGGGAACACCGAACTATTCCAAGGCGGGCCGCTAAAACGGGCTTTGGAtttcggctttttttttttttgatgttccCTTCTCCGGCCTAGCTGCCCCCTCTCACGTATCTGTCGGAATGGTTTGAGAGGGCACGTCGCCTGGAGACACGAGACAAAGACTTCGGCCCAAGCGCCGGCTGGGATGGGAATTTAGGGTCTGAAGAGAACTAAGAGGTGGCGGTCGGAGAAAAACTTCGGCTCAAGCTCCGGCCAGGATGGGAATTTTGGGTCTGAAGAGAACTAAGAGGTGGCGGTCGGACAAAGACTTCAGCTCAAGTGCCGGCCGGCATGGGAATTTTGGAATTGAAGAGAACTAAGAGGTGGCGGTCGGAAAACTTCTTCCGCATCCGTCAGGGAGACGCTTCATTTCTTTTCCGCCACCAGACCTAAGACTCGGGGAGAGTGGTTTGGCCAGCCCGAGGAAAGAGGCTTCTTGAACGATTTAGCTCGTCTCGGGACGATCAGCTTTCAGTTCCGTGGCactttatgtccctatctgtaatttatttctttataacaataataattttaataattttggtatttgttaagcgcttactatgtgcaaagcactgttctaagctgttctaagcgctggattagacatattaatgtctgtctctctcttgggacattctagactgtgagcctgttgttgggtagggaccgtctctatatgttgccgacttgtacttcccaagagcttagtacagtgctctgcacgcagtaagcgctcaataaatacaactgaatgaatgaaggaatttgatatttgccccaatccCACAGGATTTACATACatattaaattatatatattaaaTTACCGATtgattcgtaataataataataatgatggcatttgttaagcacttactatgtgcaaagcactgttctaagcgctggggaggttacaaggtgatcaggttgtcccataggggactcacagttttaatccccattttacagatgaggtgactgtggcacagagaagtgaagtgacttgcccaaagtcacccagctgacaaggattagaacccatgacctctgactccaaagcccatgctctttctagtgagccacgctgcttctcagcgtaacagagttgttagttacgtttcctgcccacaacgtattgacagtctagagggggagaccaacattaatataaataaattagggaaattgacacaagtgctctgggactgagggaggggtgaataataatggcatttagtaagcgcttaccatgtgccaagcactgttctaagcactggggacgttacaaggtgatcaggttgtcccaagtggggctcacagtcttagtccccattttacagacgaggtaactgaggcgtagagaagtgaagtgacttgcccgaagtcacacagctgacaagtggcagagccggaattcaaacccacgacccctgactcccaagcccgggctctttccactgagccacgcttagcacagggctccacactgagtaagcgctcagtaagtaccactaatTGATCAATTGAGAGGACTGACTGaaatctcctgttctccctcctactgagaaggtgtggcctgtgtctgacctgattaatctgtctctatgtcagagcttagaatagggcctgacatgtaataataattattagttagggtacttattaagcgcttactatgtgccaagcactggggtagatacaaggcaatccgcTTAGCTTAAcagcttaagtgctgtggggctgggaggggggattcattcaattcgatcgtatttactgagcgcgtactgcgtgcagagcactgttctaaacgcatgggagagtacagtagaacattcattcattcagtcgtatttactgagcacttactgtgtgcagggcactgtactaagcgcttgggaagtacataaacagacacattccctgcccaccataaataaagggagcgaatcagggtgacgcagaaggtagtgagataagaggagagtacagtagaacattcattcattcaatcgtatttactgagcacttactgtgtgcagggcactgtcctaagcgcttgggaagtacataaacagacacattccctgcccaccataagtaaagggagcgaatcagggtgacgcagaaggtagtgagataagaggagagtacagtagaacattctttcattcaatcgtatttactgagcacttactgtgtgcagggcactgtactaagcgcttgggaagtacatagacacattccctgcccaccataaataaagggagcgaatcagggcgatgcagaaggcagtgagagaagaggaaacgagggccagGGAGGATTAGAAACCGGTTATAATTCGAGGAGGTTGCCTGAAAATGGTTTTGGATTGCAGATGGGAAGGTTTAGTCTGTTTCCAGGGTTCTCATTAGTGCTGTGAAAAGAAAATTGGAAAGGCCGAGCTTCCCGGGGTGCCTGGGAATGGAAACGAGCCCTGCCTCTGGTGCTTTTCCCTCCCAGGGAGAGGCAGGCCCTCTCTCCCTTCGGGAAGCTGGGCTTCCCGAAGAACCGGACcgctgggtggtgggggtggacgAAGCCAGGTGGGCCCGGCCCCCCAAAAAGCTCCCCACAGTCTTCCCCGGGGGTCCGGCCCAGGAGGGAGGGATGACTCTTCCTGCCACCCGCCTCCCCGGAGCAGTGGTACTCGTGGTGGTGTCTACTAAACGCCCCCTGGGACAGTGTGCtaaacattcttttttttttttaatggcattaagcgcttactatgtgcaaagcactgttctaagcgctggggaggttacaaggtgatcaggttgtcccacaggggctcacagtcttatcatcatcatcatcatcatcaatcgtatttattgagcgcttactatgtgcagagcactgtactaagcgcttgggaagtacaaattggcaacacatagagacagtccctacccaacagtgggctcacagtctaaaagggggagacagagaacaaaaccaaacataccaacaaaataaaataaatatccccaactgaggcacagagaagtgaagtgacttgcccatagtcacacagctgacatttggcggagccgggatttgaacccatgacctctgactccaaagccccggctcttctccactgagccacgctgcttctctgcttcattcgGGCAAGCCCGGCAGAAGCAGGGCACCTGCGCGCTGCCCGTGAGGAGCGTCGAACctgtgagtcggaaggacctgggttctaatcccaccccccacctcttgtctgccgtgtggcctcgggcaagtcactgcacttccctgggcctcagttccctcatctggaaaatggggatggagacggtgagccccacatgggacagggacagtgccgacctgacttgcttgtatccactccagcgcttagtacagtgcctcgcacatagtaagcacttaataccacaattatctcaatcaatcatatttactgagcgcttactgtgtgcagagcactgtactaagcgtttgggaactacaagttggcaacatatagagacagtccctacccaacagtgggctcacagtctaaaagggggagacagagaacaaaaccaaacatactaacaaaataaaataaatagaatagatatgtaataaaataaATCGGGCAAATCCAACAGCCTAACCCCGCGAGGAGCTTCCCCTCTAAAGGGACTTGGACAgaacccgggagtcggaaggacctgggttctaatcccggctccctcacttgtctgctgtgggacttaggttctggtcatcatcatcatcatcatcaatcgtatttactgagcgcttgttatgtgcagagcactgcactaagcgcttgggaagtacaaactggcaacatatagagacagtccctacccaacagtgtgctcacagtctaaaataataataacaataatgttgatatttgttaagcgcttactatgtgcaaagcactgttctaagcgctggggtagatacaaggtaatcaggttggcccacgtggggctcaccgtttttgtccccatttt
Encoded here:
- the NRXN1 gene encoding neurexin-1 isoform X19, encoding MVLGVLGVGLAGAWQRWTAGPRSTTDDILVASAECPSDDEDIDPCEPSSGGLANPTRAGGREQQFPGSAEVIRESSSTTGMVVGIVAAAALCILILLYAMYKYRNRDEGSYHVDESRNYISNSAQSNGAVVKDKQAAGAAGGGGGAKAAAKSKKNKDKEYYV